One Microbacterium trichothecenolyticum DNA window includes the following coding sequences:
- a CDS encoding SDR family oxidoreductase: MSQPAQQQEVPGSDRVMDPKPDYGADSYRGSGRLEGKVALITGGDSGIGKAVALAYAREGADVAIAYLNEHEDAEEARRFVEDAGRRAILLPGDISDPAHCRDLVAQTVRHLGRLDVLVSNAAFQMSHDTLEEIEDGEWDYTWATNVSAYFHLVKAALPHLKEGASIIASSSVNSDMPSPQLLPYAATKAAIANMTASLAQLLADRGIRANSVAPGPVWTPLIPATMPEQKVESFGQQVPMGRPGQPAELAPVYVLLASDEASYVSGARVAVTGGKPIL; the protein is encoded by the coding sequence ATGTCACAGCCCGCTCAGCAGCAAGAGGTTCCCGGTTCCGACCGCGTGATGGATCCGAAGCCCGACTACGGCGCCGACAGCTACCGCGGAAGCGGCCGGCTCGAGGGCAAGGTCGCCCTCATCACGGGCGGCGACAGCGGGATCGGCAAGGCCGTCGCGCTCGCCTACGCGCGCGAGGGTGCCGACGTCGCGATCGCGTACCTGAACGAGCACGAGGATGCCGAGGAGGCTCGCCGGTTCGTGGAAGACGCGGGCCGGCGCGCGATCCTGCTGCCCGGCGACATCTCCGACCCCGCGCACTGCCGTGACCTCGTCGCGCAGACGGTCAGGCATCTCGGCCGGCTCGACGTGCTCGTCAGCAACGCGGCGTTCCAGATGAGCCACGACACCCTCGAAGAGATCGAGGACGGCGAGTGGGACTACACGTGGGCGACGAACGTCAGCGCGTACTTCCACCTCGTCAAGGCGGCCCTGCCGCACCTGAAGGAGGGCGCCTCGATCATCGCGTCCAGCTCGGTGAACTCCGACATGCCGTCGCCGCAACTGCTGCCGTACGCCGCGACCAAGGCGGCGATCGCCAACATGACGGCCTCGCTCGCGCAGTTGCTCGCCGATCGCGGCATCCGGGCCAACAGCGTCGCGCCCGGCCCGGTGTGGACGCCCCTCATTCCCGCGACCATGCCCGAGCAGAAAGTCGAGAGTTTCGGCCAGCAGGTGCCGATGGGCCGCCCCGGTCAGCCCGCGGAGCTCGCACCGGTGTACGTGCTGCTCGCCTCCGACGAAGCCAGCTACGTCTCGGGCGCGCGGGTGGCGGTGACCGGCGGCAAGCCCATCCTGTGA
- a CDS encoding glycosyltransferase, with protein sequence MTRPLRVLSLYEGFFAGGARILHSDVVAGLVADGGQEHRVLSLTSAARRDASLQFARDDTRYRRLRRAGVRIDAFDRIAGDRPVAPEEFSSAELDRAAAIVAEVDVVLSLKEQPLSLIVALERAGLLPSLPVAACLHRSDPTHSGAALGWLRDAGASGAVSATIACASSTSDAYERAGVMTDRAWVIDNGIDTRRFRPGTRAERRRIREGLGIPETAPVVLLAARFDAMKDPGLFLAAVARHARRAPGTHYVMCGSGMSTGNPRFTALMADSGVGDDVALHALGLREDMPQLYRAADIVALTSAFGEASPLCLVEGAASGAIPVTTDVGDAARIVQGFGVVTPRDDTGIADAWDHALAHRPTLRSAALTARARLDRRRMIDDYRGAVSSLLLPRALAA encoded by the coding sequence ATGACCCGACCCCTGCGTGTGCTGTCGCTGTACGAAGGCTTCTTCGCCGGTGGAGCGCGCATCCTGCACTCCGATGTCGTCGCGGGCCTCGTCGCCGATGGCGGCCAGGAGCATCGGGTGCTGTCGCTGACCTCCGCCGCCCGCCGCGATGCGTCGCTGCAGTTCGCCCGCGATGACACCCGCTACCGTCGTCTGCGCCGAGCCGGGGTCCGCATCGACGCCTTCGACCGCATCGCCGGAGATCGCCCCGTCGCCCCCGAGGAATTCTCGAGCGCCGAGCTCGATCGGGCCGCGGCCATCGTCGCCGAGGTGGACGTCGTGCTCTCGTTGAAGGAGCAGCCCCTGAGCCTGATCGTCGCGCTCGAGCGCGCCGGACTGCTGCCGTCGCTGCCGGTCGCCGCGTGCCTGCACCGCTCCGACCCCACGCACTCCGGCGCCGCGCTGGGGTGGTTGCGGGATGCCGGGGCCTCGGGCGCGGTGTCGGCGACCATCGCCTGCGCCTCCTCGACGTCCGACGCCTACGAACGCGCCGGCGTGATGACCGATCGGGCGTGGGTGATCGACAACGGCATCGACACCCGGCGGTTCCGCCCCGGCACACGCGCGGAGCGCCGTCGGATTCGCGAGGGTCTCGGCATCCCGGAGACGGCGCCCGTCGTGCTGCTGGCGGCCCGCTTCGATGCGATGAAGGATCCGGGACTCTTCCTCGCCGCCGTCGCACGGCACGCCCGGCGCGCCCCCGGCACCCACTACGTGATGTGCGGCTCGGGGATGAGCACCGGCAACCCCCGCTTCACGGCACTGATGGCCGACAGCGGTGTCGGCGACGACGTCGCCCTGCACGCCCTCGGACTGCGGGAGGACATGCCCCAGCTGTACCGCGCGGCCGACATCGTCGCTCTCACGAGCGCTTTCGGCGAGGCCTCGCCCCTGTGCCTGGTCGAGGGCGCGGCATCCGGGGCCATCCCCGTGACCACCGACGTGGGCGACGCGGCGCGCATCGTGCAGGGCTTCGGGGTGGTCACCCCGCGCGACGACACCGGCATCGCCGACGCGTGGGACCACGCCCTCGCCCACAGACCGACGCTGCGCTCGGCGGCCCTGACCGCGCGAGCGCGTCTGGACCGCCGTCGCATGATCGACGACTACCGCGGCGCCGTCTCGAGCCTGCTGCTTCCGCGCGCGCTCGCCGCCTGA
- a CDS encoding type III polyketide synthase, with protein sequence MTARLLSIGTALPETRMAQSALRDLFAAQPGFDRKSQRLVGAAFDAAAIDTRHVVLPQLAGAAGDGLDVREGDTLLMPPTGARNDEYRRSAPALFAEASRAAISDAGLTPDAITHVVTVSCTGMFAPGPDYRLVRDLDLPTSAERYHLGFIGCAAAIPALRLAARIVTADPDARVLVACAELCSLHWQTSSHPDQIVAASVFADGAAAAVVASGEPSHAGFDLEGFATHITHEGEKDMAWTVGDSGFEMTLTPEVPRIVGREIAGIATDVIGDLDEIDAWAVHPGGRSILDRVENALGLDADALAPSRAVLRAHGNMSSATLLFILRDLLADGARRDGDRVAALAFGPGLTVEAARLTLRRPPT encoded by the coding sequence ATGACCGCGCGCCTCCTCTCGATCGGCACGGCCCTGCCCGAGACGCGCATGGCGCAATCGGCGTTGCGCGACCTGTTCGCCGCGCAGCCGGGCTTCGACCGCAAGAGCCAGCGGCTGGTGGGCGCGGCCTTCGACGCCGCAGCCATCGATACCCGCCATGTCGTCCTGCCGCAGTTGGCCGGTGCGGCGGGAGACGGCCTGGACGTACGCGAGGGTGACACGCTGCTCATGCCGCCCACGGGCGCGCGCAACGACGAGTATCGACGAAGCGCCCCGGCGTTGTTCGCCGAGGCCTCGCGCGCGGCGATCTCCGATGCGGGGCTGACCCCGGATGCCATCACCCACGTCGTGACCGTCTCGTGCACCGGGATGTTCGCCCCCGGCCCCGACTACCGCCTCGTGCGCGACCTCGACCTGCCGACCTCGGCGGAGAGATACCATCTCGGCTTCATCGGCTGCGCGGCGGCGATCCCCGCGCTCCGGCTCGCGGCGCGCATCGTCACCGCCGACCCCGACGCGCGCGTGCTCGTGGCCTGTGCCGAGTTGTGCTCGCTGCACTGGCAGACGTCGTCGCACCCCGATCAGATCGTCGCCGCCTCGGTGTTCGCCGACGGCGCGGCGGCCGCGGTCGTGGCATCCGGCGAGCCCTCGCACGCCGGCTTCGACCTCGAGGGCTTCGCCACCCACATCACCCACGAGGGCGAGAAAGACATGGCCTGGACGGTCGGCGACTCCGGTTTCGAGATGACCCTCACGCCCGAAGTGCCGCGCATCGTCGGGCGTGAGATCGCGGGCATCGCCACCGACGTGATCGGCGACCTCGACGAGATCGACGCGTGGGCCGTCCACCCCGGCGGGCGCAGCATCCTGGACCGCGTCGAGAACGCGCTCGGGCTCGACGCCGACGCTCTCGCTCCCTCACGCGCGGTGCTGCGCGCACACGGCAACATGTCGAGCGCCACGCTGCTGTTCATCCTGCGCGACCTGCTCGCCGACGGCGCACGCCGCGACGGCGACCGTGTCGCGGCCTTGGCGTTCGGCCCCGGCCTCACCGTGGAGGCGGCGCGCCTGACGCTGCGGCGGCCACCGACGTGA
- a CDS encoding amino acid ABC transporter ATP-binding protein translates to MPQLITEANELATAGVTISHLSKSFGSNLVLDDISMTVAPGSVTALIGPSGSGKSTLLRCVNLLEQPDRGTVTVGSTTIEAGAKVTDRALLALRRQVGMVFQSFNLFPHMTVLRNVAYPQEKILGRSRAEAEERALTLLERVGLRDKAQQHPGRCSGGQQQRIAIVRALALNPRAMLFDEPTSALDPEVGVEVLAVMRELADSGMTMIVVTHEMQFARDVSDHLVVMADGHIIEEGDPRAIMAAPSQERTRRFLSAVLER, encoded by the coding sequence ATGCCCCAGCTGATCACCGAGGCCAACGAGCTCGCCACCGCGGGCGTCACGATCTCGCACCTGTCGAAGAGCTTCGGCAGCAACCTCGTGCTCGACGACATCTCCATGACCGTCGCACCCGGCAGCGTCACGGCGCTCATCGGGCCGTCGGGGTCGGGCAAGAGCACGCTCCTGCGGTGCGTGAACCTGCTCGAGCAGCCCGACCGGGGCACGGTCACCGTCGGCTCGACGACCATCGAGGCCGGCGCGAAGGTCACCGACCGCGCGCTGCTCGCGCTGCGCCGTCAGGTGGGCATGGTGTTCCAGTCCTTCAACCTGTTCCCGCACATGACGGTGCTGCGCAACGTCGCCTACCCGCAGGAGAAGATCCTCGGCCGCTCGCGTGCCGAGGCCGAGGAGCGCGCCCTCACCCTGCTGGAGCGGGTCGGCCTGCGCGACAAGGCGCAGCAGCACCCCGGCCGCTGCTCCGGCGGGCAGCAGCAGCGCATCGCCATCGTGCGGGCGCTCGCCCTGAACCCCCGCGCGATGCTGTTCGACGAGCCCACGAGCGCACTCGACCCGGAGGTCGGCGTCGAGGTCCTCGCGGTGATGCGCGAGCTCGCCGACAGCGGCATGACGATGATCGTCGTCACCCACGAGATGCAGTTCGCGCGGGACGTGTCCGACCACCTCGTGGTGATGGCCGACGGTCACATCATCGAGGAGGGCGACCCTCGCGCGATCATGGCCGCGCCGAGCCAGGAGCGCACGCGCCGCTTCCTCTCGGCCGTCCTGGAGCGCTGA
- a CDS encoding DUF3618 domain-containing protein produces the protein MTDSPEAIRADIERTRAELGSDVDALADKVTPSKIIDRQKGKVHGALRGLREKVMGAVDDSTSAGSDLAHGAADAVHGVAHDTVSKAKGNPLAVGLVAFGAGLVLASLIPPSRAERDAAAQAREKAQPLVDQAKDVAQEVAAHLKEPAADAAAAVKDRAAEAVQHVKDDSAEAAAAVRDRAEDAGHTVREA, from the coding sequence ATGACCGATTCACCGGAAGCCATTCGCGCCGACATCGAGCGCACCCGTGCGGAGCTGGGCTCCGACGTCGACGCCCTCGCCGACAAAGTGACGCCGTCGAAGATCATCGACCGACAGAAGGGCAAGGTGCACGGCGCGCTGCGCGGGCTGCGCGAGAAGGTCATGGGCGCCGTCGACGACTCGACGTCGGCCGGATCGGATCTCGCGCACGGCGCGGCCGACGCCGTGCACGGGGTCGCCCACGACACCGTGTCGAAAGCGAAGGGAAACCCGCTCGCCGTGGGACTCGTCGCCTTCGGCGCGGGACTCGTGCTGGCCTCCCTCATCCCTCCGAGCCGTGCCGAGCGCGACGCCGCCGCCCAGGCGAGAGAGAAGGCGCAGCCCCTGGTCGATCAGGCCAAGGACGTCGCGCAGGAGGTGGCAGCGCATCTGAAGGAGCCCGCCGCCGACGCCGCGGCGGCGGTGAAGGACCGCGCGGCCGAAGCCGTTCAGCACGTGAAGGACGATTCCGCCGAGGCGGCCGCGGCCGTGCGCGATCGTGCGGAAGACGCCGGGCACACGGTCCGCGAGGCCTGA
- a CDS encoding amino acid ABC transporter permease — protein sequence MEAVVAVLLGLPMTLLVTAAAFAIGLVGGIPLMLGLRSRHRVVRLSVRFVVDLIRGIPPIVWLFVLFFGVSIGALRFNALAAAIVGLGIISAAYLAEIYRGGFATLPAGQTEAARALGLGRRSTFVRVLAPQAARTALPSVTTFLLALLKDSSIASTIGVTDMVFAANTFVRQNPMTAGLTPFFVAAAVYVAISIPLAIVARRLDARMRRSA from the coding sequence GTGGAGGCCGTCGTCGCGGTCCTGCTCGGACTGCCCATGACTCTCCTCGTGACCGCCGCCGCTTTCGCGATCGGTCTGGTCGGGGGCATCCCGTTGATGCTCGGCCTGCGCTCGCGCCACCGCGTCGTGCGCCTGTCCGTGCGCTTCGTCGTCGACCTCATCCGCGGCATCCCGCCGATCGTGTGGCTGTTCGTGCTGTTCTTCGGGGTCTCGATCGGTGCGTTGCGGTTCAACGCCCTCGCGGCCGCGATCGTCGGTCTCGGGATCATCTCGGCGGCCTACCTCGCCGAGATCTACCGCGGAGGCTTCGCGACGCTCCCCGCCGGCCAGACCGAGGCGGCCCGCGCCCTGGGTCTCGGACGCCGCTCGACCTTCGTGCGGGTGCTGGCGCCGCAGGCGGCCCGCACGGCCCTGCCCTCGGTCACGACCTTCCTGCTCGCGCTGCTGAAGGACTCCTCGATCGCGTCCACGATCGGCGTCACCGACATGGTCTTCGCCGCCAACACGTTCGTGCGCCAGAACCCCATGACGGCCGGCCTCACCCCGTTCTTCGTCGCCGCCGCCGTGTACGTGGCGATCAGTATCCCGCTGGCCATCGTCGCCCGCCGGCTCGATGCGCGCATGAGAAGGAGCGCCTGA
- a CDS encoding substrate-binding periplasmic protein, whose translation MNRSLPRRSVPVLALLTVSGLAFAGCASPAPASTVAADCTPADAGLTTFTTGTLTVGVPENPPYTQTDGSGGASGIEIDIIEKLAAAECLALSYVPITYANGIPMITEQKKTDIITGGWYVTPKRAEQVGFTTPTMYDTMGVVSKDGIDTVDQLETVGTVGTGTGFSWNEELAPLLGSKLQQYPGTVEIKQDLVAGRIQAALDGYAVAVAAYADTDYKVEPIQADSRVSITQSKPLIAFPVSKDNAALSDALSALIDQYRTDGTLADLLAAYNLPADLLVPADVAATSIR comes from the coding sequence ATGAACCGCTCCCTGCCCCGTCGCTCCGTCCCCGTCCTCGCCCTGCTCACCGTCTCCGGTCTCGCCTTCGCCGGTTGCGCGTCTCCCGCGCCCGCCTCCACCGTCGCGGCCGACTGCACCCCCGCCGACGCGGGCCTGACGACCTTCACCACCGGAACCCTCACGGTCGGTGTTCCCGAGAACCCGCCGTACACCCAGACCGACGGCTCCGGTGGCGCCTCCGGCATCGAGATCGACATCATCGAGAAGCTCGCCGCCGCCGAGTGCCTCGCCCTCAGCTACGTGCCCATCACCTACGCCAACGGCATCCCGATGATCACCGAGCAGAAGAAGACCGACATCATCACCGGCGGCTGGTACGTCACGCCCAAGCGCGCCGAGCAGGTCGGCTTCACCACGCCGACGATGTACGACACCATGGGCGTCGTCTCCAAGGACGGCATCGACACCGTCGACCAGCTCGAGACGGTGGGTACGGTCGGTACGGGCACGGGCTTCTCGTGGAACGAGGAGCTGGCGCCCCTGCTCGGCAGCAAGCTGCAGCAGTACCCCGGCACCGTCGAGATCAAGCAGGACCTGGTCGCCGGTCGCATCCAGGCCGCTCTCGACGGCTATGCCGTCGCGGTGGCCGCCTATGCCGACACCGACTACAAGGTCGAGCCCATCCAGGCCGACTCGCGCGTCTCGATCACGCAGTCGAAGCCGCTGATCGCCTTCCCCGTGTCGAAGGACAACGCCGCGCTGTCCGACGCTCTCAGCGCGCTCATCGACCAGTACCGCACCGACGGAACCCTCGCCGACCTGCTGGCGGCGTACAACCTGCCGGCCGACCTGCTGGTGCCCGCCGACGTCGCAGCGACCTCCATTCGATGA
- a CDS encoding LysR family transcriptional regulator has product MPLPTVRQLEYFVTAARVGTFAAASAEHRIAQPSLSEQIAVLEQNLGLRLFSRTGRRLTLTEAGRQLLPLAERAVNDVIELADFGRRVKSIEEGTVSFGTFNSAHLYLLTDLIREFHQQHPGVRIRVTGLNSAEVADAVRSGELEAGLVQLPVDDRDLVVSQSVFVDQVVYVSRTPAHTAQPVAIETLASRPLILSEARWSQDDPLRVSILQRAQAAGRTLHPIIEVEFQTHALELAAQGVGDSLVSYHVGRSVIAERGLHWTTLTPAFNEHYAFITRRGGAVSPATTEFMKLAHRVLARLTANSPVLPSPVS; this is encoded by the coding sequence ATGCCCTTACCCACCGTTCGACAGCTGGAATACTTCGTCACGGCCGCCCGCGTCGGCACGTTCGCCGCAGCCTCGGCCGAGCACCGCATCGCTCAGCCGAGCCTGTCGGAGCAGATCGCGGTACTGGAGCAGAACCTGGGCCTGCGCCTGTTCAGCCGCACGGGGCGTCGACTCACCCTGACCGAGGCCGGCAGACAACTGCTCCCCCTGGCCGAACGCGCGGTGAACGACGTGATCGAGCTGGCCGACTTCGGCCGACGCGTGAAGAGCATCGAAGAGGGCACCGTGTCGTTCGGCACCTTCAACAGCGCGCACCTTTATCTGCTGACCGATCTCATCCGCGAGTTCCACCAGCAGCATCCGGGCGTGCGCATCCGTGTGACCGGCCTGAACTCGGCCGAGGTCGCCGATGCCGTGCGCTCGGGCGAGCTCGAGGCGGGCCTCGTGCAGCTGCCGGTCGACGACCGCGACCTCGTCGTCTCGCAGAGCGTGTTCGTCGACCAGGTGGTCTACGTCTCGCGCACCCCCGCGCACACCGCACAACCGGTCGCGATCGAGACGCTCGCATCCCGCCCCCTCATCCTTTCCGAGGCGCGTTGGTCACAGGATGATCCTTTGCGTGTGTCGATCCTCCAGCGCGCGCAGGCAGCGGGACGGACCCTGCATCCCATCATCGAGGTCGAGTTCCAGACGCACGCTCTCGAACTCGCAGCCCAGGGCGTGGGCGACTCGCTCGTGTCGTACCACGTGGGGCGATCGGTGATCGCAGAGCGGGGACTGCACTGGACCACGCTGACGCCGGCCTTCAACGAGCACTACGCCTTCATCACCCGGCGTGGCGGGGCCGTCTCACCCGCCACGACCGAGTTCATGAAGCTCGCGCATCGCGTGCTCGCCCGCCTCACGGCGAACAGCCCGGTGCTGCCCTCGCCGGTGTCGTGA
- a CDS encoding MarR family transcriptional regulator — protein MHTSLDSATALGVGSELGRALLAYGEARRVAAAEARRALGLNDLDARALLFVAANPGARPSHVREHLGITSAGVTTLIDRLVQRGAVRRDLDDEDRRVNHITATVDLDAAPWNVLRAFDGGVEAAIAAIDPQRAREVAALIERVTEAATRVAAE, from the coding sequence GTGCACACGTCTCTCGATTCAGCGACGGCCCTCGGTGTGGGCTCCGAGCTCGGACGCGCGCTGCTCGCCTACGGCGAGGCCCGGCGCGTCGCCGCGGCCGAAGCCCGTCGCGCACTCGGGTTGAACGACCTGGACGCTCGAGCGTTGCTGTTCGTGGCCGCGAACCCGGGCGCTCGACCCTCGCACGTGCGAGAGCATCTCGGGATCACTTCGGCGGGTGTGACGACGCTGATCGACCGGCTCGTCCAACGCGGTGCGGTGCGGCGCGATCTCGACGACGAGGATCGACGGGTGAACCACATCACCGCGACGGTCGATCTCGACGCGGCACCGTGGAACGTGCTGCGCGCTTTCGACGGCGGGGTGGAGGCGGCGATCGCGGCCATCGATCCCCAGCGGGCGCGCGAGGTCGCGGCCTTGATCGAGCGAGTGACGGAGGCGGCGACCCGCGTCGCGGCCGAGTGA
- a CDS encoding AraC family transcriptional regulator: MDHTNIETRDAEKVEQLWRTVVPGARISRTDVIQPALSWHAVSEPGFGFFDYTIGGTMLVESDPLDQVVVGRIAGPRVSGTYRRERIDTAVPFMVVDRPLELAFTGRIAGAGASFARSEFDEAARRLSGDDTLRVRPTGYAPISEQRMRYWSRTWEYTRDVLLRSQEHSTLIEQQARTLILEASLLTFPTTLTEALAAGRPARPLPAPVRRAKSYVEAHAAEPVVLADIAAAARLSPRGLQYAFRAATGRTPMQYLRRVRLDAARAELRSADPSVDTVAAIAARWGFSNLGRFAAMYRGEFGETPSTTLRS; encoded by the coding sequence GTGGATCATACGAACATCGAGACCCGCGACGCCGAGAAGGTCGAGCAGTTGTGGCGGACGGTCGTGCCCGGCGCCCGCATCTCCCGTACGGACGTCATCCAGCCTGCGCTCTCCTGGCATGCGGTGTCGGAACCCGGCTTCGGCTTCTTCGACTACACGATCGGCGGGACCATGCTCGTGGAGTCGGACCCCCTCGATCAGGTGGTCGTGGGCCGCATCGCCGGACCGCGTGTCTCGGGGACCTATCGCCGCGAACGCATCGACACCGCGGTGCCGTTCATGGTCGTCGACCGACCGCTGGAGCTGGCTTTCACCGGGCGCATCGCCGGCGCGGGGGCATCGTTCGCCCGGTCGGAGTTCGATGAGGCGGCGCGCCGGCTCTCGGGCGACGACACGCTGCGGGTGCGCCCGACCGGCTACGCCCCGATCAGCGAGCAACGGATGCGGTACTGGTCGCGCACGTGGGAGTACACGCGCGACGTGCTGCTGCGCTCGCAGGAGCACTCGACGCTGATCGAGCAGCAGGCGCGCACGCTGATTCTGGAAGCATCGCTGCTGACGTTCCCGACGACATTGACCGAGGCGCTCGCTGCCGGGCGCCCGGCACGGCCCCTGCCGGCCCCGGTGCGCCGGGCGAAGTCGTACGTCGAAGCGCATGCCGCGGAGCCCGTCGTTCTTGCCGACATCGCCGCCGCCGCGCGCCTGTCGCCGCGCGGCCTGCAGTACGCCTTCCGCGCCGCGACCGGCCGGACGCCCATGCAGTACCTGCGTCGGGTGCGCCTCGACGCCGCACGCGCAGAGTTGCGCAGTGCCGACCCGTCGGTCGACACCGTGGCCGCGATCGCGGCGCGGTGGGGCTTTTCCAACCTCGGTCGCTTCGCCGCGATGTATCGCGGGGAGTTCGGCGAGACTCCGTCGACCACGCTGCGTTCCTGA
- a CDS encoding phage holin family protein — MSDPTPSEQRAATTSLGELVGEVTRDMSTLMRQELALAKAEVKQSASTSAKGAGLLGGAGYAAGMVVLFLSLALWAALALAIGEAWSAVVVAVIWAVIAGILFAVGRAQLKKVQGAPQTAATLQEIPDAFTRNEENR; from the coding sequence ATGAGCGACCCGACTCCCTCTGAGCAGCGGGCAGCGACCACGTCACTGGGCGAACTCGTCGGCGAAGTCACCCGCGACATGTCGACGCTCATGCGTCAGGAGCTCGCCCTCGCCAAGGCGGAGGTGAAGCAGTCGGCGAGTACGTCGGCGAAGGGTGCCGGGCTGCTCGGCGGCGCCGGCTACGCGGCGGGCATGGTCGTGCTGTTCCTTTCCCTCGCTCTGTGGGCGGCCCTCGCCCTCGCGATCGGCGAGGCGTGGTCGGCCGTGGTGGTGGCCGTGATCTGGGCGGTGATCGCGGGGATCCTCTTCGCGGTCGGTCGCGCCCAGCTGAAGAAGGTGCAGGGGGCGCCCCAGACCGCCGCCACTCTGCAGGAGATCCCCGACGCATTCACCAGGAATGAGGAGAACCGATGA
- a CDS encoding SDR family NAD(P)-dependent oxidoreductase → MHGTAGVALITGAASGMGASAVALFLERGYRVLGIDVSSTSAPRGFDASYVSVVADVRSRPALEAAIDDALELEDSIDVVANIAGVYPPTTLETYDEETFHRIFDINVLGILNVIAAARPRLARAASIVNFASVDAFEVSRGQLLYGASKAAVVMLTKSLALELAGDGIRVNGIAPGWVATPGNAATGRMDAAAASIPLGRVAQPEEIAAWVWLVSQPDYGAFLTGETIVLSGGDVLR, encoded by the coding sequence ATGCACGGAACGGCGGGTGTCGCCCTCATCACGGGCGCCGCGAGCGGGATGGGCGCGAGCGCCGTGGCCCTCTTCCTCGAGCGGGGGTACCGCGTTCTGGGAATCGATGTGAGCTCGACCTCGGCGCCGCGCGGCTTCGACGCGTCGTACGTCTCGGTCGTCGCCGACGTCCGATCGCGGCCCGCCCTCGAAGCGGCCATCGACGACGCGCTCGAGCTCGAAGACTCCATCGACGTGGTCGCCAACATCGCGGGCGTCTACCCGCCGACGACGCTCGAGACGTACGACGAAGAGACCTTCCACCGCATCTTCGACATCAACGTGCTCGGCATCCTCAACGTCATCGCCGCGGCCCGCCCGCGGCTGGCACGCGCAGCCTCGATCGTCAACTTCGCCTCCGTCGACGCGTTCGAGGTCTCGCGCGGTCAACTGCTGTACGGCGCGTCGAAGGCGGCGGTGGTCATGCTCACCAAGTCGCTCGCCCTCGAGCTCGCCGGCGACGGCATCCGCGTCAACGGCATCGCCCCCGGGTGGGTCGCCACCCCCGGCAACGCCGCAACGGGACGAATGGATGCCGCCGCGGCATCCATTCCGCTCGGACGGGTGGCCCAGCCCGAGGAGATCGCCGCGTGGGTGTGGCTGGTCTCGCAGCCGGACTACGGCGCGTTCCTGACGGGGGAGACCATCGTGCTCTCCGGCGGGGACGTGCTGCGATGA
- a CDS encoding SDR family NAD(P)-dependent oxidoreductase produces the protein MTAPLVVITGAARGQGAAHAELLAGQGYAVLVADVRDEEGEATARRLRDTGADATYRHLDVTAEADWSALAADIGAGEAPLRGLVNNAGVLRHHAIAETSLDEWELQFAVNARSAFLGIRALAPLLGEGGSIVNVASTAALVGAPGYAAYSASKAALIGLTRAAAVELAPRVRVNVICPGGVATAMNDDEPAGGSSATAPLGRRARVDEISPLVAYLIGDDAAFMTGSSLTIDGGLTAA, from the coding sequence ATGACGGCACCGCTGGTCGTGATCACCGGCGCCGCCCGGGGGCAGGGGGCGGCTCATGCCGAGCTGCTCGCGGGCCAGGGGTACGCGGTCCTCGTCGCCGACGTCCGCGACGAAGAGGGCGAGGCCACCGCGCGACGGCTCCGCGACACGGGAGCCGATGCGACGTACCGACACCTCGACGTCACGGCCGAGGCGGACTGGTCTGCGCTCGCCGCCGACATCGGCGCCGGCGAGGCGCCGCTGCGTGGCCTGGTGAACAACGCCGGCGTCCTGCGCCATCACGCCATCGCCGAGACGTCTCTCGACGAGTGGGAGCTGCAGTTCGCGGTCAACGCGCGCAGCGCTTTCCTCGGCATCCGGGCCCTGGCGCCCCTGCTGGGCGAGGGAGGCTCGATCGTCAACGTCGCATCGACCGCCGCCCTCGTCGGCGCCCCGGGCTACGCGGCCTATTCCGCGTCGAAGGCCGCGCTGATCGGCCTCACCCGCGCCGCCGCCGTCGAACTGGCGCCGCGGGTGCGGGTCAACGTCATCTGTCCCGGCGGCGTCGCCACCGCGATGAACGACGACGAGCCCGCCGGCGGATCGAGCGCGACCGCTCCGCTCGGCCGGCGCGCCCGGGTCGATGAGATCTCGCCCCTCGTGGCCTACCTCATCGGCGACGACGCGGCTTTCATGACTGGCTCCTCCCTCACCATCGACGGCGGCTTGACCGCCGCGTGA